In Salvelinus namaycush isolate Seneca chromosome 16, SaNama_1.0, whole genome shotgun sequence, the sequence AGGTTGGCTAAAAGTATGCCTGTCTCATAGTTTGTGTTAGACACTGATATATATGACTTACTTAAATTTCCACTGTAATGTTCCCATCGTAGACCACTgtaatgttcccatcatagaccactgtaatgttcccatcatagaccactgtaatgttcccatcatagacacctgtaatgttcccatcatagaccgctgtaatgttcccatcatagacacctgtaatgttcccatcatagaccactgtaatgttcccatcatagacACCTGTACTGTTCCCATCATAGACCACTgtaatgttcccatcatagaccactgtaatgttcccatcatagacacctgtaatgttcccatcatagaccactgtaatgttcccatcatagacctctgtaatgttcccatcatagaccactgtaatgttcccatcatagaccACTGTAATGTTCCCATCATATACCACTGTAATGTTCCCGTCATATACCACTGTAATGTTCCCGTCATAGACCACTgtaatgttcccatcatagaccACTGTAGTGTCCCCATCATATACCACTGTAATGTTCCCATCGTAGACACCTGTAATGTTCCTATCATAGACCACGGTAATGTTCTCATCGTAGACCACTgtaatgttcccatcatagacctctgtaatgttcccatcatagaccAATGTAATGTTCCCGTCATAGACCACTGTAATGTTCCTATCATAGACCACTGTAATGTTCCCATCGTAGACCACTgtaatgttcccatcatagaccactgtaatgttcccatcatagaccACTGTAATGTTCCCTTCGTAGACACCTGTAATGTTCCTATCATAGACCACTGTAATGTTCCCATCGTAGACCACTGTAATGTTCACACTGTAACAACACCAAGGCAATTAAGGTAACATTATATTGTCCACATACACTTAGAGTCCAGGAGCAATAACAACCTTTGGGATCTCCATTCATACAGGAAAAAAAGATAGTCACTCATAGCAGCCACACCACACAGCATTATGCCAACAGTTACGCtttacaataaatacacaaagtGTCTACAGGACAGGAAGTATAGCAACACTTCTGGGTACCTACAGCAAGCTGAGTGCCTCGTGCCTCACTGCGCGCTGTGCTGGTGACTGACGTCACCCGTCCGTGTTTCCCTCCGGTCCAACTGGTTGGGACGTTGACATCTCCAGTTCGCGCTGCTGCTGCTCACCGCCGCACAGAAGACAGAAAGGAAAAAGCAGCGAGCCTCCACGAGCACGGTAAGTCACCAAATGAgcctttgtttgtttttgttactTTTGATTGTGTATTAGTACATGGCACAAACATGATTGCGCACGAGATATGTCATGTGTATGGgctgggaaaaaaaaaaaaaacttaaatattaTTATTGTTGAAAATGTATTTCTGCACTCTCAGTTTAAAATAACATTTATAATTGTGGTCCTATTGCAGGTTATAATTCAAATAACAGTGCGTCACCACCGGGCATACACAGGTTAAATCAACGTTGCTTCCACATAATTTGTCAATGAAGTTACTTTGAACCAACGTGGAGCTGGCTGGGAATatacgttgaattgacgtctgtgccaagTGGGTCAATTCGTATAGGTGGGTGTTGTATTTATCCAATCCATTGTGATAGATGAGGATTAAATTATGATATAATGTGTTGTGAATAAACTATTAACAGCAGAAGAGGTTTGTTGTGATGTACTGCTTTTCATTTTCTATTCCATATTTCTGCTTTCCGTAGATTTCGTGATGCGGAATGCATGCGTAAAATCAGACAGAGCCGACCTACACAAGAGCCAAAATGACACTTCACCACTGCCTGTTTTACCTCTGAACAAACATGCATCCTGAACGACGTGCTTTCCTCTATTCTTACGTGCAATAATACATTAGAAGACTTAGAAGATGGAGAATATATCTATCTCGAACACCCGCAGGGTATTTCCGGTGGTGTGTAACGAATCCACGGACTACTATTATCTGAGCGCGACTAACCGGACAGATCTGAACTGCACGCCCCAGTCAGAGTTCTACTTTTACGAGGACCTCTATGTAGTCCTGCCTGTGATCTATTCGGTAATATGCGCCGTGGGTTTAACAGGGAACACGGCCGTTATCTACGTAATCCTCAAAGCGCCTAAAATGAAGACGGTGACCAATATGTTTATCCTAAACTTGGCGATAGCCGACGACCTGTTTACCCTGGTACTACCCATTAACATCGCCGAGCACCTGCTCCACTACTGGCCCTTAGGAGAGGTGCTGTGTAAGATCATCCTGAGCATAGACCACTACAACATCTTCTCCAGTATCTACTTTCTGATGGTCATGAGTGTGGACCGTTATCTGGTCGTCCTGGCGACGGTGCGTTCCAAGCGTATGCCATACCGCACGTACCGCGCGGCCAAGATAGTGAGCCTGTGCGTCTGGATCCTCGTGATTCTTATCGTGATGCCGTTCACTGTATTCGCCGGGGTCTACATCAGTCCCGATGACTTGGACCGGAAAAGCTGCGTCCTCAGCTTCCCGAGCCCGGAGAGTTTGTGGTTCAAGGCGAGCCGGATATACACCCTGATCCTCGGCTTCGCCATCCCGGTGTCGACCATCTGTATTCTCTACACCATGATGCTGTACAAACTACGGAACATGCGCCTCAACTCCAACGCCAAGGCTCTGGACAAGGCTAAAAAAAAAGTCACTATTATGGTGTTTGTAGTCCTAGCGGTGTGTCTGTTCTGTTGGACGGGGTTTCACCTCAGCACCATAGTGGCTCTCACCACCGACCTGAGGACCACTCCGCTGCTCATCGGGTTGTCCTACTTCATCACCAGCCTCAGCTACGCCAACTCTTGTCTGAACCCTTTTCTTTACGCCTTCCTGGATGACAGCTTCAGGAAAGCGTTCAAGAAGATGCTAGAATGTAGACCGGCGGGAATGTAGTCGCCTACAGGCTTAGTGGATACATGTCAATATGGTCATGTTAATATTGATGACATTCAAAACAAACTATGATCATATTATTTATGTTTGCTTGAATCTATATTAGGTGATTATCATTGTTGCcatggtatgacttaaatattttataattatatatatatggAATATATAATATGGAATCACATGGGATTCTGGCCAGGATTGGAGGGGAATATTTATTTTTCATGGACATTTGTCTCCCCCTGCTGTCCTGAGAGGGCAagtagcctacactgtagtgAGGGCAGGTCAGCCTACACTGTAGTGAGGGCAGGTACACTGTAGTGAGGGCAGGTCAGCCTACACTGTAGTtagggcaggtagcctacactgtagtgagggcaggtagcctacactgtagtgagggcaggtagcctacactgtagtgagggcaggtagcctacactgTAGTGAGGGCAGGTACACTGTAGTgagggcaggtagcctacactgtagtgagggcaggtagcctacactgtagtgagggcaggtagcctacactgTAGTGAGGGCAGGTACACTGTAGTgagggcaggtagcctacactgTAGTGAGGGCAGGTCAGCCTACACTGTAGTgagggcaggtagcctacactgtagtgagggcaggtagcctacactgtagtgagggcaggtagcctacactgTAGTGAGGGCAGGTACACTGTAGTgagggcaggtagcctacactgtagtgagggcaggtagcctacactgTAGTGAAGCTACAGGGCTTTAACAGTGATGAAGCCTGTACACTTTGCTGTAAATACAAAGGCGTTCTTCTGGCCTGTCATTGTGAACCATAGACAAACTGGGTCAACTATAGTGGATAGTCCTAACACAACTAAAGATGTGAACTAATTCTACCTTTCAGTCAGTCTATCTtactgataataataataacaatatcaaCATATTTTCATGTTCAAATTCAAGTAATCATTTGTGTTGACATGACACACTTTGAAAATGACCTGTTGCTTTTCCCGATACCAAGAGAGTCCACATGTTGTGTTCGTAGGTAGCAgttatacactgtatcacagAGACATAAATTCATTGATTTTTATATCTGCTGACAAATAAAACATAAACAAACAACTGTGTCGTTTATTTGTAGGAGGACAATATACGGTAGGCCATCATTCATAATGGACACAATATACAGTAGGTCATCATTCATAATGGACCTTACAGAGCACACTGGTTTATTTGTAGGAGGACAATATACAGTAGGCCATCGTTCATAGTGGACCTTACAGAGCACACTGGTTTATTTGTAGGAGGACAATATACAGTAGGCCATCATTCATAATGGATACAATATACAGTAGGCCATCATTCATAATGGATACAATATACAGTAGGCCGTCATTCATAATGGATACAATATACAGTAGACCATCATTCATAATGGATACAATACACAGTAGACCATCATTCATAATGGATACAATATACAGTAGGCCATCATTCATAATGGACACAATATACAGTAGGCCATCATTCATAATGGATACAATATACAGTAGGCCGTCATTCATAATGGATACAATATACAGTAGACCATCATTCATAATGGACACAATATACAGTAGGCCCTCATTCATAATGGACACAATATACAGTAGGCCATCATCTCTAATGGACACAATATACAGTAGGCCATCATTCATAATGGACACAATATACAGTAGGCCATCATTCATAATGGACACAATATACAGTAGGCCATCATTCATAATGGACACAATATACAGTAGGCCATCATTCATAATGGACACAATATACAGTAGGCCATCATTCATAATGGATACAATATACAGTAGACCATCATTCATAATGGATACAATATACAGTAGGCCATCATTCATAATGGACACAATATACAGTAGGCCATCATTCATAATGGACACAATATACAGTAGGCCATCATTCATAATGGACACAATATACAGTAGGCCATCATTCATAATGGACACAATATACAGTAGGCCATCATTCATAATGGACACAATATACAGTAGGCCATCATTCATAATGGACACAATATACAGTAGGCCATCATTCATAATGGACACAATATACAGTAGGCCATCATTCATAATGGACACAATATACAGTAGGCCATCATTCATAATGGACACAATATACAGTAGGCCATCATTCATAATGGACACAATATACAGTAGACCATCATTCATAATGGACCTGACAGAGCACACTGTGTGGTCTCATGTCGACCACATTCCATGCCATGTGATGTGTAGATCCAGCCGTATGCATCAATACCAACTGAATCATATCACAGTTCATTCGTCACGTTCATAGGATAAAGGGTGAAAATggtaacagtgaaatgtttacttacaagctctCAACAGTGCAGTACACTTTAAGAAAAAATATTCACAAATATTTAATAAAAAGTAGTAAAAAAATAGTATTGTAAATATATACACAATAAGAAAATACAGTATAAAATtaaatgtgtttaataaattgaAATGAATGAATAATGCAATTAGATATAAAGCAATGTTTAATTCCTTTAATAATGTCAGCAGTCATTACAATACAAGTAGATTCATTCTTACACTTTACTTATTCATTGGATATGATGTTTGTGCTGACTGTCACATAGACTTACATGCTAGAAATACAGTAATGTTTAAATATACTGAAtcacaaaaataaacgcaacacgcaacaatttcaacgactTTAATGAGTTACAGtgcagttcatagaaggaaatcagtcaattttaaataaattcattagggcctaatttatggatttcacatgactgggcagaggcGCAGCcgttgaatgttcatttctctaccataagccgcttccaacgtccttttagagaatttgtcagtacgtcaaACCAGACTCACAACCCGAAGACCCCGTGTAACCACAGGGGTGcgaggcccagccaatcagaaccaCAGGGGTGcgaggcccagccaatcagaagttattacccacaaaagggctttattacagacataaaaaaataattacaaaatcaaaatcaaatgtatttataaagcccttcgtacatcagctgatatctcaaagtgctgtacagaaacccagcctaaaaccccaaacagcaagcaatgcaggtgtagaagcacggtggctaggaaaaactccctacaaaggccaaaacctaggaagaaacctagagaggaaccaggctatgaggggtggccagtcctcttctggctgtgccgagtggagattataacagaacatggccaagatgttcaaatgttcataaatgaccagcatggtcaaataataataatcacagtagttgtcgagggtgcagcacctcaggagtaaatgtcagttggctgatactcctcagtttcatcaggtgtccgggtggctggtcatcagctgtccgggtggctggtcatcagctgtccgggtggctggtcatcaggtgtccgggtggctggtcatcaggtgtccgggtggctggtcatcaggtgtccgggtggctggtcatcaggtgtccgggtggctggtcatcagctgtccgggtggctggtcatcagctgtccgggtggctggtcatcaggtgtccgggtggctggtcatcagctgtccgggtggctggtcatcaggtgtccgggtggctggtcatcaggtgtccaggtggctggtcatCAGGTGTCCAGTTGATAAAGTAGAGGAATTTCTATGTTTTTATTTCAGTTGGTTGATATACATTTGCAAGTTAAGGTGGCAGGTGGCTGATCTCAGAcgattccgcaggtgaagaagccagatgtggaggtcctgggctggtgtggttacacgggGTCTTCGGGTTGTGAGTCTGGtttgacgtactgccaaattctctaaaacgacatggaagctgcttatggtagagaaatgaacataaaattatctggcaacagctctggtggacattcctgcagtcagcatgccaattgcacgctccctcaaaacatgagacatctgtggcattgtgttgtgtgacaaaactgcacattttagagcgggcttttattgtcccccgcacaaggtgcacctgtgtaatgatcatgctgtttaatcagcttcttgatatgccacacctgtcaggtggatgggttattttggtaaaggagaaatgttcactaacagggatgtaaacaaattagaCAAAGCTCATTTTTTgtgaatatggaacatttctgggatctttcatttcagctcataaaacatgggaccaacactttacatgttgcgtttatattttttgttcagtataaatgttACCAGGCAGTCACTGTTCGGGTAAGCTAAATGATTTcttcttaaaaataaaataaacaatcaTGTCCAATGATACATTGTGCTAACCTAGATATCTCTAGAGTCATATAGCGTATTTAGTGAGTTGAGCTCTAACTCGAGACATTCAGTAGACCAGCCTGTTTAGAAAACATTCCCCTCCTTGTAGGCCTCCTCaatgacaaggagtggaatgttatctaaacaatACTGTCAACCAGGCTAGACATTCAGTTACATAACATGATTTAAAATCATAGAAAATGTATTCTATTCTCATGTTATGTTAATGGAAATGCTAACACGGGGGGCCATAGAATGTTACAATGTcatgttaaatcaaatcaaaattaagaaaaatggtcacatgcgtcgaatacaacaggtgtagacccaacagtgaaatactgaatacaacaggtgtagacccaacagtgaaatgctgaatacaacaggtgtagacccaacagtgaaatgctgaatacaacaggtgtagacccaacagtgaaatgctgaatacaacaggtgtagacccaacagtgaaatgctgaatacaacaggtgtagacccaacagtgaaatactgaatacaacaggtgtagacccaacagtgaaatgctgaatacaacaggtgtagacccaacagtgaaatactgaatacaacaggtgtagacccaacagtgaaatgctgaatacaacaggtgtagacccaacagtgaaatgctgaatacaacaggtgtagacccaacagtgaaatacttacttacaagcccttaaccaacgatgcagttttTAGAAAACGAccttaaaaaataagaaataaaagtaacaaataattaaagagcagcagtaaaattcacaatagcgaggttatatacaaggggggtaccggtacagagtcaatgtgcgaggctacccggttagtcgaggtaatggaggtaatatatacatgtaggtagagttattaaagtgacttatgcatagataataacacaGATAATAATGCAGAAACCTCAATGTCCCAACTCTGTAAACCCATGTCTCTGGACAGCTCTATATGAAGCTTGGCTGACCTACAAATGACTATTATTAAGGGGTGTTACTGCTGAAAGCAGAAACAGAGATTAAAACACAGCCTCTCCTTTCCACCCACTCGCTCTCTCTAATACAACTGTTGTGAAAACACAGTTAAGCTTGTTATCAATATGACACGTCATTCAGCGCAACGTATAAaggcaatctctctctctctcgtgtttgATAGGtcggcaggtagcttagcggttagagtgttgggccagtaaccgaaagattcgCTGGTGTGAATTTCCACAAGGTGAAAAAAATATCTGTTGATCAACCGTTGAACGAGACACTTAAAACCTTAATTTGCCCCCAGGGACAatactactatggctgatcctgtaaaacaggggtgtcaaactcattccacggagagtgtctgcgggttttaaTTTTGTCCTtttcaatgaagacctagacaaccaggtgagggcagttccttactaattagtggccttaattcatcaatcaagtacaagggtggagggAAAACCCACAATGCACTCGGCCCTCTGTGAAATGAGTTTGACGTGTtgtaaaataatacatttcaCCAATCCAGTTTCTGTGACaataaaaatatgtatattttttttttatataacgaTTCCATTTATTACATTTTAGCCAAtataatgagcctgtcctccgatATGTCCACATACCAGcccccactgacacacacacacacgagtccATGGTGTCCTTAAAGTgacagtgaggagagagggaggaggagtggaaTGATGTCCCCACCAGGTTACTTTTAGgtgttaaaatacattttatcaGGCAGCAGGTAGCCAGCTCCAGAATTCGGATGGTAACCGAAAAGTCGCTAGTTCGAAACCCTGAacaacaaggtgaaaaatctgcccaTGTGCCCTTGACCAAGGCACACAACTCTAATGGCCCCAGGGTTGATCatggctgtaacctggctgtgagaccactctccaggtgtctcggggggatatggctgtaacctggctgtgagaccactctccaggtgtctcagggggatatggctgtaacctggctgtgagaccactctccaggtgtctcagggggatatggctgtaacctggctgtgagaccactctccaggtgtctcagggggatatggctgtaacctggctgtgagaccactctccaggtgtctcgggggatatggctgtaacctggctgtgagaccactctccaggtgtctcggggggatatggctgtaacctggctgtgagaccactctccaggtgtctcggggggataaggctgtaacctggctgtgagaccactctccaggtgtctcagggggatatggctgtaacctggctgtgagaccactctccaggtgtctcagggggatatggctgtaacctggctgtgagaccactctccaggtgtctcagggggatatggctgtaacctggctgtgagaccactctccaggtgtctcagggggatatggctgtaacctggctgtgagaccactctccaggtgtctcagggggatatggctgtaacctggctgtgagaccactctccaggtgtctcagggggatatggctgtaacctggctgtgagaccactctccaggtgtctcagggggatatggctgtaacctggctgtgagaccactctccaggtgtctcagggggatatggctgtaacctggctgtgagaccactctccaggtgtctcagggggatatggctgtaacctggctgtgagaccactctccaggtgtctcagggggatatggctgtaacctggctgtgagaccactctccaggtgtctcagggggatatggctgtaacctggctgtgagaccactctccaggtgtctcagggggatatggctgtaacctggctgtgagaccactctccaggtgtctcagggggatatggctgtaacctggctgtgagaccactctccaggtgtctcagggggatatggctgtaacctggctgtgagaccactctccaggtgtctcagggggatatggctgtaacctggctgtgagaccactctccaggtgtctcagggggatatggctgtaacctggctatgagaccactctccaggtgtctcggggggatatggctgtaacctggctgtgagaccactctccaggtgtctcggggggatatggctgtaacctggctatgagaccactctccaggtgtctcggggggatatggctgtaacctggctgtgagacactctccaggtgtctcagggggatatggctgtaacctgactgtgagaccactctccaggtgtctcagggggatatggctgtaacctggctgtgagaccactctccaggtgtctcagggggatatggctgtaacctggctgtgagaccactctccaggtgtctcagggggatatggctgtaacctggctgtgagaccactctccaggtgtctcggggggatatggctgtaacctggctgtgagaccactctccaggtgtctcggggggatatggctgtaacctggctgtgagaccactctccaggtgtctcggggggatatggctgtaacctggctgtgagaccactctccaggtgtctcagggggatatggctgtaacctggctgtgagaccactctccaggtgtctcagggggataaggctgtaacctggctgtgagaccactctccaggtgtctcggggggatatggctgtaacctggctgtgagaccactctccaggtgtctcagggggatatggctgtaacctggctgtgagacactctccaggtgtctcagggggatatggctgtaacctggctaggagaccactctccaggtgtctcagggggatatggctgtaacctggctgtgagaccactctccaggtgtctcagggggatatggctgtaacctggctgtgagaccactctccaggtgtctcagggggatatggctgtaacctggctgtgagacactctccaggtgtctcagggggatatggctgtaacctggctgtgagaccactctccaggtgtctcggggggatatggctgtaacctggctgtgagaccactctccaggtgtctcagggggatatggctgtaacctggctatgagaccactctccaggtgtctcagggggatatggctgtaacctggctgtgagaccactctccaggtgtctcagggggatatggct encodes:
- the LOC120061714 gene encoding neuropeptides B/W receptor type 2-like; this translates as MENISISNTRRVFPVVCNESTDYYYLSATNRTDLNCTPQSEFYFYEDLYVVLPVIYSVICAVGLTGNTAVIYVILKAPKMKTVTNMFILNLAIADDLFTLVLPINIAEHLLHYWPLGEVLCKIILSIDHYNIFSSIYFLMVMSVDRYLVVLATVRSKRMPYRTYRAAKIVSLCVWILVILIVMPFTVFAGVYISPDDLDRKSCVLSFPSPESLWFKASRIYTLILGFAIPVSTICILYTMMLYKLRNMRLNSNAKALDKAKKKVTIMVFVVLAVCLFCWTGFHLSTIVALTTDLRTTPLLIGLSYFITSLSYANSCLNPFLYAFLDDSFRKAFKKMLECRPAGM